Proteins found in one Triticum urartu cultivar G1812 chromosome 4, Tu2.1, whole genome shotgun sequence genomic segment:
- the LOC125550480 gene encoding transcription factor bHLH18-like translates to MATQWFSNMVMDEPSFFHQWQSDATLEQYTEQQIAVAFGQGEMEAAALMQQQQQQYAAAAAGEHRPRKAAKVNTSWDSCVTEQGSPADSSSPTILSFGGHAHADAFAKAPQAPSAATAYYGAAAPVKPKQEVDAGGVAPFQQVKRSYDAMAAEPARAPSRPAAQNQDHILAERRRREKLSERFIALSKIVPGLKKMDKASVLGDAIKYVKTLQEQVKGMEEVARRRPVESAVLVKKSQLAADEDDGSSCDENFEGADAGLPEIEARMSDRTVLVKIHCENRRGVLVAALSELESIDLAIMNTNVLPFTASSIDITIMATAGEDFSLSVKDIVRKLHQAFKSSP, encoded by the exons ATGGCGACTCAGTGGTTCTCCAATATG GTGATGGACGAGCCGAGCTTCTTCCACCAGTGGCAGTCGGACGCGACGCTGGAGCAGTACACGGAGCAGCAGATCGCCGTGGCCTTCGGGCAGGGGgagatggaggcggcggcgctgatgcagcagcagcagcagcagtacgcggcggcggcggcgggcgagcACCGGCCGCGCAAGGCGGCCAAGGTCAACACCAGCTGGGACTCGTGCGTCACGGAGCAGGGCTCCCCCGCCGACTCCTCCTCCCCGACCATCCTCTCCTTCGGCGGCCACGCCCACGCCGACGCGTTCGCCAAGGCGCCGCAGGCCCCCAGCGCCGCCACCGCCTACTACGGCGCGGCGGCGCCCGTGAAGCCCAAGCAGGAGGTCGACGCGGGGGGCGTGGCGCCGTTCCAGCAGGTCAAGCGGAGCTACGACGCCATGGCCGCCGAGCCCGCCAGGGCGCCCTCCCGGCCGGCCGCCCAGAACCAGGACCACATCCTGGCGGAGCGGAGGCGCCGCGAGAAGCTCAGCGAGCGCTTCATCGCGCTCTCCAAGATCGTGCCGGGGCTCAAGAAGATGGACAAGGCGTCGGTGCTGGGCGACGCGATCAAGTACGTCAAGACGCTGCAGGAGCAGGTGAAGGGCATGGAGGAGGTGGcccggcggcggccggtggagtCGGCGGTGCTGGTCAAGAAGTCGCAGCTCGCCGCCGACGAGGACGACGGGTCGTCCTGCGACGAGAACTTCGAGGGCGCCGACGCCGGGCTGCCGGAGATCGAGGCCCGGATGTCGGACCGCACCGTGCTCGTCAAGATTCACTGCGAGAACCGCAGGGGCGTGCTCGTCGCCGCGCTCTCCGAGCTCGAGAGCATCGACCTCGCCATCATGAACACCAATGTGCTCCCCTTCACCGCCTCCTCCATCGACATCACCATCATGGCCACG GCCGGCGAGGACTTCTCGTTGTCTGTCAAGGACATCGTGAGGAAGCTACATCAAGCGTTCAAGTCGTCGCCATGA